A DNA window from Amycolatopsis australiensis contains the following coding sequences:
- a CDS encoding DUF2786 domain-containing protein: MTREKLRRRVSALMTRATHPGTPPEEAAASRAVADRLTRRYGLNQPEFPTFLVGAAIRPVIVHWMSGFSPSGNRSRAWCRCGYGTSPRVTECRALRALTDSHSLDVAECVLCGVVYPADDWVNFRGRLQVVKDPTTGDEFSMCINPKTCKAVGF, encoded by the coding sequence GTGACCCGCGAGAAACTCCGTCGGCGCGTGAGCGCTCTCATGACGCGAGCCACGCACCCAGGCACGCCGCCTGAGGAGGCCGCCGCCTCTCGCGCGGTGGCTGATCGGCTGACGCGTCGCTACGGCTTGAACCAGCCCGAGTTCCCGACGTTCTTGGTCGGCGCGGCGATCCGGCCGGTGATCGTGCACTGGATGAGCGGGTTCAGTCCCAGCGGAAACCGTTCGCGTGCCTGGTGTCGCTGCGGCTATGGCACGTCGCCCCGCGTCACCGAATGCCGGGCATTGCGGGCGTTGACGGACTCGCACTCACTCGATGTTGCGGAGTGCGTCCTGTGCGGGGTGGTGTATCCCGCCGACGACTGGGTGAACTTCCGCGGGCGTCTGCAGGTAGTCAAGGATCCGACGACCGGCGACGAGTTCTCGATGTGCATCAATCCCAAGACTTGCAAGGCCGTGGGCTTCTAG
- a CDS encoding helix-turn-helix domain-containing protein: MPTRWTRADDAALAAAIAGEDHAAVIRLARRRAGLSQSELARRFGCHPSMISRFEGARRRPRDPAMLRRLAELLDLPATAFGLHVRVASQQRPVGSPRVNTSPAEEDHMRRRTFLVATTSLLGSGLTTNTGFAAAEPDPAALLARHLEPILLGPSAPAAPATTAALRQRLTAARAAFDRADYLTLARDLPSLARTAEATRAATGGGHDVAAEVYTLITRALIKLPASGLEWISADRASRAATRTSDPLLLAEAERVKASVCRRGKQHDRAQELVLAAVEHLDTGNRAAPQHLALYSVLMCTAGYGAARAGNRDLALDLLADASRTAARLTDHRALHGPLTANITSHQVSALHVLGDPAAALHYARTAGSFTGTSTERQGRYLVDLALVHHALDRPGPAYNALREAELRAPGEVHTRATARNLIRNLRDHRGASLPGIRELAARAHVA; this comes from the coding sequence ATGCCAACCCGATGGACCCGTGCCGACGATGCAGCTCTTGCCGCCGCGATCGCGGGGGAGGATCACGCTGCCGTGATCCGTCTCGCTCGACGTCGCGCCGGGCTCAGCCAATCCGAGCTGGCCCGCCGGTTCGGGTGTCATCCGAGCATGATCAGCCGCTTCGAGGGCGCGCGACGACGGCCGCGCGATCCGGCGATGCTGCGGCGTCTTGCCGAGCTGCTGGATCTGCCCGCCACAGCATTCGGCCTGCACGTCCGCGTTGCCTCCCAGCAGCGTCCGGTCGGCTCTCCTAGGGTGAACACCAGCCCAGCCGAGGAGGACCACATGCGGCGCCGCACTTTCCTGGTGGCCACCACCAGCTTGCTCGGCTCCGGCCTGACGACGAACACCGGATTCGCCGCCGCCGAGCCGGACCCGGCCGCCCTACTGGCCCGCCACCTCGAGCCCATCCTCCTCGGGCCATCCGCGCCGGCCGCCCCCGCGACCACCGCCGCGCTGCGGCAGAGGCTGACGGCCGCCCGCGCGGCGTTCGACCGCGCCGACTACCTCACGCTGGCCCGCGACCTGCCGTCGCTCGCGCGGACCGCCGAAGCCACGCGCGCCGCGACCGGTGGCGGACACGACGTCGCGGCCGAGGTCTACACGCTGATCACCCGCGCCTTGATCAAGCTGCCTGCCAGCGGGCTCGAATGGATTAGCGCCGACCGCGCGTCCAGGGCCGCGACCCGTACCAGCGACCCGCTGTTGCTCGCGGAGGCCGAACGCGTCAAGGCGTCGGTCTGCCGCCGCGGCAAGCAGCACGACCGCGCCCAAGAACTCGTACTCGCCGCCGTCGAGCACCTCGACACCGGCAACCGCGCCGCCCCGCAGCATCTCGCGCTCTACAGCGTGCTCATGTGCACCGCCGGCTACGGCGCTGCGCGCGCGGGCAACCGGGACCTGGCCCTCGACCTCCTCGCCGACGCCAGCCGGACCGCGGCCCGGCTCACCGACCATCGGGCGCTGCACGGCCCGCTCACCGCGAACATCACCAGCCACCAGGTCTCCGCGCTGCACGTGCTCGGCGACCCGGCCGCCGCGCTGCACTACGCCCGCACCGCCGGTTCCTTCACCGGCACCAGCACCGAACGCCAAGGGCGCTACCTCGTCGACCTGGCCCTCGTCCACCACGCACTCGACCGGCCCGGCCCGGCGTACAACGCGCTGCGCGAAGCCGAGCTCCGCGCCCCCGGCGAGGTCCACACCCGCGCGACCGCCCGCAACCTCATCCGGAACCTGCGCGACCACCGCGGCGCTAGCCTGCCCGGCATCCGCGAACTCGCCGCACGAGCCCACGTCGCTTAG
- a CDS encoding NAD(P)/FAD-dependent oxidoreductase, translated as MTRSADIAVIGAGIVGLACALELAQAGTSVAVVAPRTGDHAGQASRAAGAMLTVFSEVEAAHPQQRVEVEVAERVAARAGYDAWLEQVADLAGRPAPALTPGVWVTASVPADRGELAAIAAAAANAGLAGQLHSPGDVPGLHSKSVFEALWLPGEAGVDAGELVAAAAAAAMAHPRIAWFDADASRITDNGTDLRIEVTDGEPVTAEHLVLAAGVQTSAIVRRSPGLALDLPPVLAGRGVSMMLQAVPERVESPIRTPNRGFACGAHLVARSDGRTYLGATNRLSTRPEPGRRASVDEIATLLHDGVHELNAGLRDAQVTDVRVGYRPYTVDHLPLVGRTANHKVLVATATYRCGILLAPRVATLIRSELEHPGTLDDHSYSPRRAMPVPDLAQLVHGRGDALAELLCQPGGHLPGGAVDQLGSVLCAALVHQHADPAVRRLTRSAPVEEVLPLLLDVAGRSTR; from the coding sequence ATGACGCGATCAGCAGACATCGCGGTGATCGGCGCGGGCATCGTCGGCCTGGCGTGCGCGCTGGAACTCGCGCAGGCCGGAACCTCGGTCGCGGTGGTCGCGCCGCGAACCGGCGACCACGCCGGCCAGGCCAGCCGCGCGGCCGGAGCGATGCTCACGGTGTTCTCCGAGGTGGAAGCCGCGCACCCACAGCAGCGGGTCGAGGTTGAAGTGGCGGAGCGGGTCGCTGCTCGCGCGGGCTACGACGCCTGGCTGGAACAGGTAGCCGACCTCGCCGGCCGACCGGCCCCGGCACTCACGCCCGGTGTCTGGGTGACCGCCAGCGTCCCGGCCGACCGCGGAGAACTCGCCGCCATCGCGGCGGCCGCAGCGAACGCCGGGCTGGCCGGGCAGCTGCACTCACCCGGCGATGTGCCCGGCCTGCACTCGAAGTCGGTGTTCGAGGCCCTGTGGCTGCCGGGGGAAGCAGGAGTCGACGCCGGCGAACTGGTCGCGGCGGCCGCGGCCGCCGCGATGGCCCACCCCCGGATCGCCTGGTTCGACGCTGATGCATCCCGCATCACCGACAACGGAACTGATCTGCGGATCGAGGTCACCGACGGCGAGCCGGTCACCGCAGAGCACCTGGTCCTGGCCGCCGGCGTGCAGACCTCGGCGATCGTGCGCCGCTCCCCCGGCCTCGCCCTGGACCTCCCGCCCGTCTTGGCCGGACGCGGGGTCAGCATGATGCTGCAGGCCGTTCCGGAACGGGTCGAGTCCCCGATCCGGACCCCGAACCGCGGCTTCGCGTGCGGCGCGCACCTGGTCGCCCGCTCCGACGGGCGGACCTACCTCGGCGCGACGAACCGGCTCAGCACCCGGCCCGAGCCCGGCCGGCGGGCCAGCGTCGACGAGATCGCCACGCTGCTGCACGACGGCGTTCACGAGCTCAACGCCGGGCTCCGCGACGCCCAAGTGACCGACGTCCGCGTCGGATACCGGCCGTACACCGTCGACCACCTGCCACTCGTCGGCCGGACCGCGAACCACAAGGTGCTGGTGGCGACCGCGACCTACCGGTGTGGAATCCTGCTCGCTCCTCGGGTGGCCACGCTGATCCGCAGCGAACTCGAGCACCCCGGCACCCTCGACGACCATTCGTACTCGCCGCGACGGGCCATGCCCGTGCCCGACCTGGCCCAGCTCGTCCACGGCCGCGGTGACGCCTTGGCAGAGTTGCTGTGCCAGCCCGGCGGTCATCTGCCGGGCGGCGCCGTCGACCAGCTGGGCTCGGTGCTGTGCGCCGCTCTCGTCCACCAGCACGCCGATCCGGCGGTGCGGCGGCTCACCCGCAGCGCGCCCGTCGAAGAAGTTCTGCCGCTGCTCCTCGACGTCGCCGGGCGGAGCACACGATGA
- a CDS encoding phosphopantetheine-binding protein, which yields MTLPAQLIDMITTLRPRAGLAVALAPDTELDAIGFDSLDRIRIAAALEAAYGVTIPDTALADVRRLGDLADLVERPAPTEPTTLVPLEKIPAPRAAPEQLPDAVIHPTAELGTGACVGPGSRVWRRVLLADGVRVGSQCTLGTDVHLGPGTRIGDRVKIQNAVQAFGTTIDDEVLLCPGVLIIEDSTPRAVTSAGLPQAADDWTPHPVTVCRGATVGAGAILLPGVQVGAHAMVAAGAVVDRDVPPYALVAGNPHRQIGWVCRCGGRLSGTACARCGARYEHRDTPADTRRHRSLRGE from the coding sequence ATGACGCTGCCCGCCCAGCTGATCGACATGATCACCACCCTGCGCCCGCGTGCCGGCCTGGCCGTCGCCCTGGCCCCCGACACCGAGCTCGACGCGATCGGGTTCGACTCGCTGGACCGGATCCGGATCGCGGCCGCGCTCGAAGCCGCCTACGGCGTCACGATCCCCGACACCGCCCTCGCCGACGTCCGCCGGCTCGGCGACCTCGCCGACCTGGTCGAGCGCCCCGCGCCCACCGAACCGACCACGCTCGTACCGCTGGAGAAGATCCCTGCTCCCCGGGCGGCACCTGAGCAGCTGCCGGACGCGGTCATCCACCCCACGGCCGAGCTCGGCACCGGCGCTTGCGTCGGCCCCGGCAGCCGCGTGTGGCGCCGAGTCCTACTCGCAGACGGCGTCCGGGTCGGCAGTCAGTGCACGCTCGGCACCGACGTGCACCTCGGGCCCGGCACTCGCATCGGCGACCGCGTCAAGATCCAGAACGCCGTGCAGGCCTTCGGGACCACCATCGACGACGAAGTCCTGCTGTGCCCCGGCGTGCTGATCATCGAGGACAGCACGCCCCGCGCCGTCACCTCCGCTGGGCTCCCTCAGGCTGCTGACGACTGGACACCGCACCCGGTGACCGTCTGCCGGGGCGCCACCGTCGGCGCCGGCGCGATCCTGCTCCCCGGCGTCCAGGTGGGCGCACATGCCATGGTTGCCGCCGGGGCCGTCGTCGACCGCGACGTCCCGCCGTACGCACTCGTCGCGGGCAACCCTCACCGGCAGATCGGTTGGGTCTGCCGGTGCGGAGGCCGGTTGTCCGGTACCGCCTGCGCCCGCTGCGGCGCTCGCTACGAGCACCGTGACACCCCTGCGGATACGAGGCGTCACCGGAGCCTACGCGGAGAGTGA
- a CDS encoding NUDIX domain-containing protein, giving the protein MTTPTATQQRFFENYPMAIPSAGVLFFDDLNHERVLVVKPAGRKWWEIPGGVNEARRGESPLATARREVAEELGLDVTVGRLLATDSIPEGDDHAPMLAFVYYGGVLTPEQYAAIRYVDGEIGEQAYVAPEQLADLMVPRLARRVAACALHARTGSPEPLCLEHGVVPAS; this is encoded by the coding sequence GTGACGACGCCCACCGCGACGCAGCAGCGCTTCTTCGAGAACTACCCGATGGCCATCCCGTCGGCCGGGGTGCTCTTCTTCGACGATCTCAACCACGAGCGCGTCCTGGTAGTGAAGCCGGCGGGCCGCAAGTGGTGGGAGATCCCCGGCGGCGTCAACGAAGCACGACGCGGTGAGTCGCCGCTCGCCACCGCCCGCCGCGAGGTCGCCGAAGAACTCGGCCTCGACGTCACCGTCGGACGCCTGCTCGCCACGGACTCGATCCCCGAAGGCGACGACCACGCCCCCATGCTCGCCTTCGTCTACTACGGCGGCGTTCTCACCCCCGAACAGTATGCAGCGATCCGCTACGTCGACGGCGAGATCGGCGAGCAGGCGTACGTCGCCCCCGAACAACTCGCCGACCTGATGGTCCCCCGCCTGGCCCGCCGCGTCGCCGCCTGCGCCCTGCACGCACGCACGGGTAGCCCCGAGCCGCTTTGCCTCGAACACGGCGTCGTCCCCGCCTCCTGA
- a CDS encoding ABC transporter substrate-binding protein → MRNAKRTALTTALAAALALTSSCSALGGDKPAAVAGSQLETSALTVSIISSVDLVPLWAAQDAGYFAAEGLNVKIDVADSGAKTMTKVVAGEAQLALTTWTLLFKAQSEGAADFRLVADATTATPKSNKIVTIPTSPVKHVEDLPGKKIAITSKNAASDVLTQSVMQDRGLDRSKVTWVPVPLPNMAAALQQGQVDAAYMPEPFVTDAAHAVGAIPIVDVGGTGSTQDFPLTGYATTAKWAQANPKTIAAFQRAIAKGTRDALNDRGLVERLVVKYAKVTETTAALMELPGYGAKLDARRLQRVPDTLLQLGIISSAVDASRMIVPQPTS, encoded by the coding sequence GTGCGGAACGCGAAACGCACCGCCCTCACCACGGCCCTCGCGGCCGCGCTGGCCCTGACCTCCAGCTGCAGCGCGCTCGGCGGGGACAAGCCCGCCGCTGTCGCGGGCAGCCAGCTGGAGACCTCCGCACTCACTGTTTCCATCATCAGCTCGGTTGACCTGGTGCCGTTGTGGGCCGCCCAGGACGCCGGCTACTTCGCCGCCGAGGGCCTCAACGTCAAGATCGACGTTGCGGACTCCGGCGCCAAGACCATGACGAAGGTCGTCGCTGGTGAGGCCCAGCTCGCCTTGACCACCTGGACGCTGTTGTTCAAGGCCCAGAGCGAAGGCGCCGCTGACTTCCGGCTCGTTGCCGACGCCACCACCGCCACTCCGAAGAGCAACAAGATCGTCACGATCCCGACCTCGCCGGTGAAGCACGTCGAAGACCTGCCCGGCAAGAAGATCGCGATCACCAGCAAAAACGCGGCCTCCGACGTCCTGACCCAGTCGGTGATGCAGGACCGCGGCCTCGACAGGTCCAAGGTCACGTGGGTTCCGGTGCCGCTGCCGAACATGGCCGCCGCGCTGCAGCAGGGCCAGGTCGACGCCGCGTACATGCCGGAGCCGTTCGTCACCGACGCCGCCCACGCGGTCGGCGCCATCCCGATCGTCGACGTCGGCGGCACCGGCAGCACCCAGGACTTCCCGCTCACCGGCTACGCCACCACCGCGAAGTGGGCTCAGGCCAACCCCAAGACCATCGCAGCGTTCCAGCGGGCGATCGCCAAGGGCACCCGCGACGCGCTCAACGACCGCGGCCTCGTCGAACGCCTGGTCGTCAAGTACGCCAAGGTCACCGAGACCACCGCGGCCCTGATGGAACTCCCGGGCTACGGCGCGAAACTCGACGCCCGCCGCCTCCAGCGCGTTCCGGACACCTTGCTCCAGCTCGGCATCATCTCGTCCGCGGTCGACGCCAGCCGGATGATCGTCCCCCAGCCCACCAGCTGA
- a CDS encoding MFS transporter — translation MTTAHVSRAAVFSPVAAGLTVAVLALNLRPAVTSLGALLTHLETTAGLPPTVAAVLVALPTWCFAVGSWTAWRLRARFGIRGVVACSLGVLAVSLIARTLPGDVTILVGTTAACLAIAVLGALLPVIVRTATPGSAACYTACLGAGSAIGALLTPTGVAWQLGLGSWALLAAIGLVVWQGSSRHLAPPAGATPAVRVSPRALTPRGTIATLTIHFGLLSAVTFLLMGRLPSILHTAGLTQAEAGYHFAAVMVLGVPVSLAVPYLARRVRHTPLAVGFAGASIAGVTGLLISPATVTWLWTGLLGIGLGALALALVDLGHRTGDDPDTTAALSSVVQGLGYTLAGVLALGIGLLETATGTWTWPLFALVVALVGQALTGTTIGDVRAAPTSPEVP, via the coding sequence GTGACTACCGCCCACGTCTCCCGCGCTGCGGTTTTCAGCCCGGTCGCCGCCGGCCTCACGGTCGCGGTCCTCGCGCTCAACCTGCGGCCCGCCGTCACCAGCCTGGGAGCGCTGCTCACCCACCTCGAGACCACGGCCGGCCTGCCGCCAACTGTGGCCGCCGTGCTGGTCGCGCTGCCAACCTGGTGTTTCGCGGTCGGCTCCTGGACGGCGTGGCGGCTACGGGCCCGGTTCGGGATCCGCGGCGTCGTCGCCTGTTCCCTCGGCGTCCTCGCCGTCTCGCTGATCGCCCGGACGTTGCCCGGCGACGTGACGATCCTCGTCGGCACCACCGCGGCGTGCCTCGCGATCGCGGTCCTCGGCGCACTGCTGCCGGTCATCGTCCGCACCGCGACCCCCGGCTCCGCGGCCTGCTACACCGCCTGCCTCGGCGCCGGATCCGCGATCGGCGCGCTACTCACACCGACCGGGGTGGCGTGGCAGCTCGGGCTCGGCAGCTGGGCGCTGCTCGCCGCGATCGGCCTCGTCGTCTGGCAGGGCAGCAGCCGCCACCTGGCGCCCCCCGCCGGGGCCACCCCGGCGGTGCGCGTGAGCCCGAGGGCGCTAACCCCGCGCGGCACCATCGCCACCCTGACCATCCACTTCGGACTGCTCTCGGCGGTGACGTTCCTGCTGATGGGCCGACTGCCGTCGATCCTGCACACCGCCGGCCTCACCCAAGCCGAGGCCGGGTACCACTTCGCCGCCGTCATGGTGCTCGGCGTCCCGGTCTCCCTCGCGGTCCCGTACCTCGCCCGCCGCGTCCGGCACACCCCGCTCGCCGTGGGATTCGCCGGAGCCAGCATCGCCGGCGTCACCGGCCTGCTGATCAGCCCCGCCACCGTCACCTGGCTCTGGACCGGACTGCTCGGCATCGGCCTCGGCGCCCTCGCGCTCGCCCTCGTCGACCTGGGCCACCGCACCGGCGACGACCCCGACACCACCGCCGCGCTGTCGTCGGTCGTCCAGGGCCTCGGCTACACCCTCGCCGGCGTCCTGGCCCTCGGCATCGGCCTGCTCGAAACCGCTACCGGCACCTGGACCTGGCCCCTGTTCGCGCTCGTTGTCGCCCTCGTCGGCCAGGCCCTCACCGGAACCACCATCGGCGACGTCCGCGCCGCCCCGACCTCACCGGAGGTCCCCTGA
- a CDS encoding helix-turn-helix domain-containing protein encodes MNQRTDEPSDHDFEQHLAAMGKRLRAARRSADLTQVELAALSGVDRGNISRAEHGGNISVLTLWHLASALGLRAADLLDDRPLGDR; translated from the coding sequence ATGAACCAGCGCACTGACGAGCCGTCCGATCACGACTTTGAACAGCACCTCGCGGCGATGGGAAAGCGTCTTCGTGCTGCTCGTCGAAGCGCGGATCTAACCCAAGTGGAGCTTGCTGCGCTCAGCGGGGTGGATCGCGGCAACATCAGCAGGGCGGAGCACGGGGGCAACATTTCCGTGCTGACCCTGTGGCACCTGGCTAGCGCGCTCGGCCTGCGCGCTGCCGATTTGCTGGATGACCGCCCGCTCGGCGACCGCTAG
- a CDS encoding DUF4913 domain-containing protein, which yields MQAGSGKKKSKKEPEPSTWDPAELVRWLETTVFPVYLRPLGRPGMHWCSRWWAHAEAWARFAACHRAWQELVAEPGIGLSVWHRDHLDPMLLQLLGENGPFAACTPRSHTDPTRARHVQPPSYDTEEIPRKEQSRRGR from the coding sequence ATGCAGGCTGGATCGGGCAAGAAGAAGTCCAAGAAGGAGCCGGAGCCGTCCACGTGGGATCCCGCCGAGCTGGTGCGGTGGCTGGAGACGACGGTGTTTCCGGTGTACCTGCGGCCGCTCGGCCGGCCGGGGATGCACTGGTGTAGTCGATGGTGGGCCCACGCGGAGGCGTGGGCGCGCTTCGCCGCCTGCCATCGGGCGTGGCAGGAGCTGGTCGCCGAACCCGGGATCGGGCTGTCGGTCTGGCATCGCGACCACCTCGACCCGATGCTGCTGCAGTTGCTGGGGGAGAACGGGCCGTTCGCCGCGTGTACGCCGCGCTCGCACACCGACCCGACGCGGGCCCGGCATGTGCAGCCACCTTCCTATGACACAGAGGAGATTCCGCGGAAAGAGCAGTCGCGCCGCGGTCGGTGA
- a CDS encoding type IV secretory system conjugative DNA transfer family protein: MSTASPPRDEVLLGWLSIGGVAAAELGAALLWVAQGAVAMAAGAGWSPPAFRWGIGPVLDVVSAHPVTARIPTLIVFGVLLVAAVLVLIQAASRARRLLRSRRRLAEAAAVNRRAEIEGTTAPDRAAETARLHPTLTGPPSGSRPDVRDVLGVALPSGPEILPGWEDVEIAWMAPRSGKTTARAVPRVLAAPGAVVATSNRPDLYRATSGYRAKLGRVWRFDPQRITRARRTFWWNPLRLVQDDETARQLAEQFVQAVRPKSGGETFWADSAADLLSAMFLAASVSGASLREVWRWLNSSTDDRPAQLLDDHGFGPVAESLRNTVFLHAETRDSVYQTARTAASCLRSTRILKWVTPQPGLPEFSMLEFARSTDTVYLLSKDAAGAAGPLLAGFLDQLFDVAQDESERHGGRLPVPLAMVLDEIGNCPWDRLPKVVSYSGGLGVSISAILQSWAQGVRVWGENGMEQLFGATTIKVFGAGVEDEQLLRRISLAVGRHDVVQRSTTYGSGGRSVTTSMDHREILPPDSVRALEKGTALVLLTGRRPVIVRLMPWYETSYRDVVAQSIAEAQRELAELASQGRP, encoded by the coding sequence ATGAGCACGGCGTCGCCGCCTCGGGACGAGGTGCTGCTCGGCTGGTTGTCGATCGGCGGGGTCGCGGCCGCTGAACTGGGCGCCGCGCTGCTGTGGGTCGCGCAGGGGGCGGTCGCGATGGCCGCCGGGGCGGGCTGGTCCCCACCGGCGTTCCGGTGGGGGATCGGTCCGGTCCTCGACGTCGTGTCCGCCCATCCGGTGACGGCGCGGATTCCGACGCTGATCGTGTTCGGCGTGTTGCTCGTGGCGGCCGTGCTGGTGCTGATCCAGGCTGCATCACGGGCGCGGCGGCTGCTGCGCTCGCGGCGCCGGCTGGCGGAGGCGGCGGCGGTGAATCGGCGGGCTGAGATCGAGGGGACGACGGCGCCGGACCGTGCGGCGGAGACCGCGCGGCTTCATCCGACGCTCACCGGGCCGCCCTCGGGTAGCCGACCGGACGTGCGGGACGTCCTCGGGGTCGCCCTGCCTTCGGGCCCGGAGATCCTCCCGGGGTGGGAGGACGTGGAGATCGCGTGGATGGCGCCGCGGTCCGGCAAGACCACGGCGCGGGCGGTGCCGCGGGTGCTGGCGGCCCCCGGCGCGGTCGTCGCGACGTCGAACCGACCGGACCTGTACCGCGCCACCAGCGGATACCGGGCGAAGCTGGGCCGGGTGTGGCGATTCGATCCGCAGCGGATCACCCGCGCACGGCGGACGTTCTGGTGGAATCCGTTGCGCCTGGTGCAGGACGACGAGACCGCGCGGCAGCTGGCGGAGCAGTTCGTCCAAGCGGTCCGGCCCAAAAGCGGCGGTGAGACGTTCTGGGCCGACAGCGCCGCAGACCTCCTGTCGGCGATGTTCCTGGCCGCGTCGGTGAGCGGGGCGTCGCTGCGCGAGGTGTGGCGCTGGCTCAACTCCTCGACCGACGACCGACCGGCGCAGTTGCTCGACGATCACGGATTCGGGCCGGTGGCCGAGAGCCTGCGCAACACGGTCTTCCTGCACGCGGAAACCCGGGATTCGGTCTACCAGACCGCAAGAACGGCTGCGAGCTGCTTGCGCAGTACTCGGATCCTGAAGTGGGTGACCCCGCAGCCGGGGCTTCCGGAGTTCTCGATGCTCGAGTTCGCGCGGTCGACGGACACGGTGTACCTGCTGTCCAAGGACGCAGCCGGCGCGGCAGGTCCTTTGTTGGCGGGGTTCCTGGATCAGCTGTTCGACGTGGCCCAGGACGAATCCGAGCGGCACGGCGGTCGGCTGCCGGTCCCGCTGGCGATGGTCTTGGACGAGATCGGCAACTGCCCGTGGGACCGGCTCCCGAAGGTGGTTTCGTACTCCGGCGGCCTCGGGGTCTCGATCAGCGCCATCCTGCAGTCCTGGGCTCAGGGCGTGCGGGTGTGGGGTGAGAACGGGATGGAGCAGTTGTTCGGAGCCACGACGATCAAGGTCTTCGGCGCAGGGGTCGAGGACGAGCAGCTGCTTCGCCGGATCTCCCTCGCGGTCGGCCGGCATGACGTCGTGCAGCGCTCGACCACCTACGGCTCGGGCGGCCGGTCGGTCACGACGAGCATGGACCACCGCGAGATCTTGCCGCCGGATTCGGTGCGTGCGCTGGAAAAGGGCACTGCTCTGGTCCTTCTTACCGGTCGTCGGCCGGTGATCGTGCGGTTGATGCCGTGGTACGAGACGTCCTACCGTGACGTCGTCGCGCAGTCGATCGCGGAGGCTCAACGCGAACTGGCGGAGCTGGCCAGCCAAGGCAGGCCGTGA
- a CDS encoding SCO6880 family protein produces MRTYGAWRRRRGFEVLGLPAGHLAWLLSAVCLPMVIALIDSEAGLWAAIPGVLVVIAVLVRSDGTPWVVLLARRWVWHRAYRRGMTSYRSELVTRVAGAPYLPGPLAPLELLAVRQITGAPAGWMWDRRGGFLTTQVRLGSTGTLLAEEAAAEGWVAAFGAWQAALGYVPGVRSVAIVVDTAPSSISRVRDYVDEHAVDDAPDLARRLMADVLAELPAQSAEMHVWAAVTLDPRKLPTRPTTMAEATAEASVALTGIVEGLASGGVSVLGRATPGWTASRVRAAFDPAARGQVDRDQTGEAAVSWQQAGPQAATEQWDHLQHDSGWSVTYALRELPAARVRHDVLRRLMAPGAWPRRVALLYRPYPADLAASVVDAELQAAAVRRTAARKAKRDFSVREQVDAALATATAVEQARGAGLGEPSILVTVTTLAEADLAAACADLESRARGARLKLQRMYGAQLLGFAATLGVGVDPYELAARTPGRSK; encoded by the coding sequence GTGAGGACCTACGGAGCCTGGCGCCGCCGGCGCGGGTTCGAAGTGCTGGGATTGCCCGCCGGGCACCTGGCCTGGCTGTTGAGCGCGGTGTGCCTGCCGATGGTGATTGCGCTGATCGACAGCGAAGCCGGGCTGTGGGCGGCCATCCCCGGTGTGCTGGTCGTGATCGCGGTGCTCGTGCGCTCGGACGGGACGCCGTGGGTGGTACTCCTCGCCCGTCGGTGGGTCTGGCACCGCGCCTACCGGCGGGGGATGACCTCGTACCGCTCGGAATTGGTGACCCGCGTCGCGGGAGCGCCGTATCTCCCGGGTCCGCTGGCACCGCTGGAACTGCTCGCGGTCCGCCAGATCACCGGCGCACCGGCCGGCTGGATGTGGGACCGGCGCGGCGGCTTCCTCACCACCCAGGTCCGTCTCGGCTCGACCGGCACCCTCCTGGCCGAGGAGGCCGCAGCGGAGGGCTGGGTGGCCGCCTTCGGCGCCTGGCAAGCCGCGCTGGGGTACGTCCCCGGCGTCCGCTCGGTGGCGATCGTGGTGGACACCGCCCCCTCATCGATCTCGCGGGTCCGCGACTACGTCGACGAACACGCCGTCGACGACGCCCCGGACCTCGCGCGCAGGCTGATGGCCGACGTGCTCGCCGAGCTGCCCGCGCAGAGCGCGGAGATGCACGTCTGGGCCGCGGTCACGCTGGATCCGCGCAAGCTGCCGACCCGGCCGACGACGATGGCGGAGGCGACCGCCGAGGCATCGGTTGCGCTGACCGGCATCGTCGAGGGTCTCGCCTCCGGCGGAGTCAGCGTGCTCGGACGCGCTACCCCGGGCTGGACAGCCTCCCGGGTCCGCGCCGCGTTCGACCCGGCCGCGCGGGGGCAGGTCGACCGCGACCAGACCGGCGAAGCGGCGGTGAGCTGGCAGCAGGCCGGGCCGCAGGCCGCGACCGAGCAGTGGGATCACCTGCAGCACGATTCGGGCTGGTCGGTGACCTACGCGCTGCGCGAGCTGCCCGCCGCTCGGGTCCGCCACGACGTCTTGCGGCGGCTGATGGCGCCCGGGGCGTGGCCGCGCCGGGTCGCGCTGCTCTACCGCCCCTATCCCGCCGACCTGGCCGCGTCGGTGGTCGACGCCGAACTGCAGGCAGCTGCGGTCCGCCGGACCGCAGCCCGGAAGGCGAAGCGCGACTTCTCCGTGCGCGAGCAAGTCGACGCCGCGCTAGCGACCGCGACCGCGGTGGAGCAGGCACGCGGCGCTGGGCTGGGGGAGCCAAGCATCCTGGTCACGGTTACGACCTTGGCCGAGGCCGACCTGGCGGCCGCGTGCGCCGACTTGGAAAGCCGAGCCCGCGGTGCCCGCTTGAAGTTGCAGCGGATGTACGGCGCGCAGCTGCTCGGCTTCGCCGCGACACTCGGCGTCGGCGTCGATCCCTACGAACTGGCCGCCCGCACGCCGGGGCGGTCGAAGTGA